Below is a genomic region from Henckelia pumila isolate YLH828 chromosome 3, ASM3356847v2, whole genome shotgun sequence.
tcgtgaatgcgtttttgtttaattaaattcatttAGAAGTAATTGGACTGTTAAATGAAAATAGGGTTATTAATTCTAGAAATTGGTTAATAATTATTCTAGGGAATTTCGTCGTGAATATAAATGAGTTTTGTTTGATTAAATCCAATACGTGGCAATTATCGATGTCTGGTACCGTTGTGTGTTCCTGGTCGTTTTCCTAAAATTTGAATCAGTCTTAAAGCTTTTCTgctcttttaatttaatttaagtttctgttttaaaataatttattttaatttaattagtttaatagttcagaaaaatccttcattttatttagcctagattaatttgaatagtctatatcttagtatttaaacattagtttctgtgggatcgacttggactctgtccaactatattataacttgacatggTACACTTgccagtaattatttttaataccgaAATAATCGGTCAATACCTTATCCTAAAAATTAGCTTAGAACCTTCAATTTTCTGGAGACGACATGCCATGCAAACATCCATTATGATTTTTGCATGTGATCTTGAATATATTTGAATTCATCAATTGTTCACTTACACATTGTTCGGTGCAGCTAGCAGTAAGCTTTTATATATGTATCTTTATTTTGCATGATTAAGAACTTTAAAATCTTCAAGTGGTCGATCGATCAATGTTTTTCAAAAAGTTTGGTTGAATTTAATCTCGGCTATATATGAACAACACCAAATTGCACAACTCATGATCAAAagctaaaattttattaattccaCATGCAAGCTCAtgaatacacacacacacacacacatatatatatatatatatatatatatatatattatattaattaagcTGCAATCTTCACAAAGGAAATGAGGTTCCTCTCTTTCATCCAAGGCTTGTCCAAAACAACCACTTGATAATTGCTCTGTGTCATCAGGTCGGCGGCATCTGCGGCGGAGACGACGAGCTTGTAATTAATACCATTAACGATTTGAGTTTCTCCTTTAACTACCGACACAAGCCGTAACATGCCACTGACATGCATGTTGTTGTGTTGTTTCACGGCAAACTCCGCGATCTCCACCACTTTTGGGTCCGTCACGTTCTTTATCGTCTGCCAACCGCCGAGGGCGGCTTCGATCGAAGCGGAAGCGAGAAGGATGGAGCAGACGACGACAAGCAATGAGAGACATTTGGATGCCATATTTTTTGCCTTGGGTTGCTGGTGAAATTCGAGTGATGATACATGGGTTTTTATAGTTGTGATgctcaaattaaattaaatacttgatttttataatattaaacgGAGATTGCTTTCATTGAAAGAAAAGTAAATGTAGTTCTTTtcctatttatttttgtttttttattaaaaaaaattcattcctATTCATTTCTTATTTGTTGTTAATAACTATATGAcaattgtcaaaaaaataactatatgacaaaatttaataactATAAGGATcactttatatatatttaaaaaatatatttggacTCTTTATAAATTCTATAATCATCCAaactttatccaataattactgtaatttttgtgataaAATTGATAACTGAAATAtgatatttcaaattaaatgactgtaaatttatatttttttgaaaaatcattataaatttattttcgttatttaaaaaaagtaaATATATACTACTTTTTTAGAGTAGTAAATATATACTACTATTTAACAAAAAAGTATATTTTCTTATAACTTCAAAGTAATgcgattttttttcctttcctttttatGTTTTTTGTTTCACTTTTATTCATAACTTATTTTATTCAAGACATTGTCGTTTCAAATGGAGCACAAGTGTTGGAAATCAAATTTTGGTGTTTGCGAATCAAAATTAACCAAACTGATCATATCGAAAGAAGTCAATTAAACTGATATTGGGATGAAAATGTTAAATTGATATCATAAAGGAAGATAACGCCAAAGTACTGGACTGACATTACCACAAAAGATATTAAACTAATATCAAGAACTAAATCGATCGAATTACCAAGTACGTTAAACTAAACAAGCGTGATCTAATTACAAGCATCTACTTAAGAAGCAGTGAATGTAAGAAAATATGTCACATAATTAAAACGAGATATATATGATGATGAAAGCGGTGACGACCGATGCCGTGCGCCATACTTTAATACTGTGCATATGGCGTCTCATATTCAGAAAAGTGAGACACGCAACGCATACTTATTTGAATCTCGTGTTCCCGAATACTCATTGATGATATGagaatttgcctataaataccGAGGCTCTTGAGCTCCCTAAATACACAACTCATAATAACACAAATACACCATCTGCGAGAGAGTTGGAGTGTTTAGAAGGCTTCAACTGAAGAGAAAAACAGCACACTTACAAATTATTCGATGACTGGAGGTAACGCTCGATCTTGCTTCCGCATATTGTTTATCATGTTCATATATTTGTATAAACATGATTATTGAGAAAAATCCTAAGAGCATCTCCAACCATCCTCCATTTTGGAGGATTCCTTCAAAATGGAGGATGGTTTGGCCTCCAACCATCCTCTATTTGCATCCTCCATTTTGGAGGATGTTACAGTGATCTTCCATATTTGGAGGATCACTGTTCAAATAGAGGATGGATTTGGAGGATGAcatatttacaaaaatgacatcttccaaaattattttttagaccttgaaaatgatgaatttattttttagtccctattttaaattattttcagtttttatattaaatattactTGGTAAATTGgtctaatttttattattttgagtgttctcccattttatttttaaaattcatttcagtgtttaatttttttagtttaattaaattttatttgttttatttataatttttcaataaattaattgtaattttattatttttaaataacattAAATGGAAATTATGAACAAAGTAATTAGAAACACACAAAACAATTTAGCACAAACATTTTATTCAAAACACGATTTACTACAAACATTTTGTCGACTTAATATAACTTGGAAACCATGCGATTATTTTGACACGAGAATAAATcaccaacaaaaaaaaacacaaataacaataaaaataaacacaCTCGTCGTAATCAAGAAAATAAACTAGTAGTCCGATAGGTTGGGTCCGAGTGGTGAAGTTCCTCCAAAAAAATTGTCCGAAAGGTGCAAAATTCCCAGCGGAACTATCCCCCTTTGCTAGTCTTttcttaaaaatgtttttttgctGTTTGATCAAGTATGGACGCACTGACTCATCAACAGACATGAGGTTCAACAATAGTATTTTATTATCTTCCTTCTCGGCTATTATATCATTTCTTTGTCTCTCAATATCAATGAGCTCTTTTCGATGGATCTCAGCATTCTTCATCACAGCCACCATTTTCTCACTACATTTGGCCATTATGGAAAGGTCATTCGAGTGTTCTTCAttagtttttctttttcctttggcCTTTTTTATGCCAATTGGACGCTTAAAACCCCCTGATGGGCTATCTTCATCCAGGTTTATAGCAAATCCGGATAAAACTGGAGAATCGGGTGTTGGTGATTCTGTGTTGGGAGAATAGTCTGATTGGGATGAATCGATGTTCCCATGGTTTGGTACAAAATTAGGTAAAACAACGTTGGATGGTCTAAACTTCTCTTGATCTTTAAGTAACTGCCAAACATGATCCAACCTCCAAGTCAACCCAGATGATTGCTTAAATAATTCTTTTGCTCGATCCAACTACAACCACATATAATTTGTATCTTAGTTACATactgtaaaaataaaattcatttgaaatatatattctaACAAAATTTACTACTCACAATGTCTTTCTCAGAAGCACCACTTGGACGGCTATGTTCCATCTGGCTAACACATGAACTAAAGTTTTGAACAATCTTGTTTATGTTGAACCAGCGGCATTGGAGGGCTTTAATAGTACGAGGCTCTGCTGAGCTATCAGTGACTTGTTCGTTGTAGGTTGCTGCAACTCGCGACCACAACTTATCACGTGATTGGTTTATACAAATTATTGGATTTTGGGGGACATCAAGATACGCCGTGACAAGGAGTTTGTCCTCCTCGATTGAGAAAGCAACACCGCGTTTAGATGAAGTCATTTGATagtaaataattagtttatgtaTCTGATATATGTGAATGCTAAGAATGTCACTTTTATTTATAGCTCAACAATTTTGGATAACAAATATGGTCTAACGGTTAATATTAAAGGATATATGATCTGACGCTTCTAATCAACTTACTTGGATGTATGTTTCTTGAGATACGCAAATTGAATCTGAAAGGTGTATATTTAGATAactaagttttaaaaaaatatgcaaaGATATGTTATGTGTACAGATGAGTAGTCAAATCAGTCATCAAGACCCGTGAGTAGTGGCCAACTAGACATCACATCTTTTATGTCTTTCATTGCACGATTGTAGACAACACGTGATAAAGCTGTGCAATAATTGAGTATTGAGTTGTCTCTGATCGCGACTAGACAACCCATGCCAGCTGCTACTAGAAGACATGACTACTTGCAAATAAAgtattaaaatatgtaaatatatatatacatgacctTTATATGTGTGTATTGTACATGACCAGTCACATCATTTGTTACTACCCGTGAGTAGTGGACAACTAGACACACCCATGCCAGCTGCTAGTAGAAAATATGAGTACTTGCAAATAGACAAATAATGGAgtattttattgtaaataaaaTGAAACAAGTGGATAATCCATTATTGGATTCCATTTCAATGACACAACCCGTGACATTTATGTATAATCAagtattaaaatatgtatatatatattctaaaaaaaatgtaaatatatGTTATATACATAAATGACTAGTCGCATCACTTGTCACTACCCGTGAGTAGTGGCCAACTAGACACaccatttttgtgtttttttattgtaaacatACAATTTTAGATATTCCGTGACATTTATTCATCCTACTGAATATGAGTATTTAAGACCCAGGACTTGGTCTTCATTTACACATCCTACTGAAAATGAATTTTCATGAGGGAGGTCcttcaaatttttctttcaatgcACCCTCGCCACCATCTGATGGTGAAGAGCAACCTAGTGTCATGATAAAGAATGAGTTTCATCTCATTGACCAACAACAAATGGTTTTAAGTCAACTAATTAGTGCTACCGTTGCCACCGAGTACTTCCAAGAAAGCGATAATTTGCAACATGGAGGATCAATTCCTGGCCATATTGTGATTAATCGAGATAGATTGGCCGCTGATCAACGCTTATTTGCTGACTATTTTTCAGAGTCTTCGATGTACAATGAGTCAATGTTCAAACGACATTTTCGAATGTCTCACCGCCTATTCTTGCGAATTATGGAATCCGTTGAAAAACATGACAATTACTTTGTTCAGAAAGTAGATGGATTAGGGAGGCCCGGGTTGTCACCACACCAAAAGATAACTGCTGCATTGCGAATCTTAGCTTATGGTACATCGGCAAATTCAACGGATGAGTATATTAAAATCGATGAGTCTACTgcaattgaaattttgaaaagattttgtCGGGCTATGGTGGAGGTGTTTGGTGACTGGTATCTTCGGTCTCCCAATACCGAGGACATTGAAAGGATTCTCCTTATTGGAAAACAACGTGGATTTTTGGGGATGCTGGGAAGCCTCGATTGTATGCATTGGAAATGAAAAAATTGTCCTACCGGTTGGGCTGGACAATATACAGGTCGTAGCGGAAAACCAACTATCATTTTGGAGGCCGTAGCAGATTACGAGTTATGGATATGACATGCATATTTTGGTTTGCCAGGTTCAAACAACGATATTAATGTGTTGTCAAAATCTCATTTATTTGCTAATTTGGCCAACGGGGTAGCTCCTCCCGCTAACTATGTTATACAAGGAAAAGAATACATAGTGAGATATTATCTAGCCGACGGTATATATCCAAAGTGGGCTACTCTAGTGCAAACAATTCACAATCCACAAGGTCCGAAGAGACAATATTTTGCAGCACGACATGAAAGTTGTCGAAAAGACGTTGAACGCGCATTTGGTGTACTTCAATCAAAGTGGGCAATAATTACTGGACCAGCCCGATTATGGAGCAAACAAGTCTTGCATGATATCATGACCACATGCATAATAATGCATAATATGATTATTGAAGATGAAAAGAATGAGCATGTATCAGTCACAAATTATCGCGAAGCACCCACCCCATATGTTGAAATGGCACATGATGAGCATGTTCGATTTCAAGAGTTTCTTGCACGACATCGTCAAATAAAAGATAAGTCGGTTCactatgcacttcgggatgctCTTATCGACCATTTGTGGGAGGAATATAGTAATTCAGAATTTTAGTATTCCTAATTGTCAATTGATGTATTGTTCTTTAAACTTTTATGTGTTGTTTATGTTTAtgctaatttttattttgtttgtatgATTAATGTTTATGTTGTGTGCAATGCAACTGTTTTCATGTGTTTGCAATTTAATTACCAAATAaatgcatatttttttaaaaaaataacgagtcgtgtaaatttaattttttaatatgtttaacattataatacataattattaatatattacacGATTTTAATTTTAACCATATCCAATTAATATAGTTGAAAAAcatattatgtaatttttttattatataaatatatatgtttttaaaaaataaaatagaaaatggagtatttggtaatatttagaggatatgggttgaagaaattttttgaaaatagagATCACGAATATCTATTTAGAGGATAGAAGATGAAATATAGAGGATATGGGTTGGAGATGGCCTAACATTTGATATCAGAGCCATGATACCTCTGCCGTTAATATATTTGTTCTTCATTTTGCTCGATCCTTGGTACGGAAACTTCGGAaaattgattttcaaattttgatatgcaaatatttttgaagcatGTATTGAGAATCGAAAAGTGGACATAAGATTTTGgtaaatttaagaaaataaaattttgaaactttTCTGTCCGAGTGTTTTCGGAGGAAGGAGAAAAGCTTTctgtaaattttgaattttgcaaCGAAAAAGATGAATTGTGAGTGAATTGAATTCGGATATATTATGCATTTGATAATTGTGTTGACAAATCCATGTGATTCAATAAATGAGCCGATACATGTGTCGgcaagtttgattttttttaatatatatatgcatatatatatttgaatggTTCAATTGCATGCATATACACGTGTGGGTGTATATAGGAAACAATGTGTTTATAAATTATTGTGCTATGACAATTTTTAATACATGTTTACAAGGTAATTTTGCATGTTATATGTCAAATATTATGGATATTTATTTCTCTGATTAACATGCAAATTTAACATTATGCTTTGCATTTATATTCTTGATTTTAAATATAACTATATTGGAAAATATTGGTTTTATTTACATTATGttcatattaaattattattatgttatttataatttaatatgaacaatttatgtttaaaatgtgaataaaatttttgatgaaaaatttttggcataaaattcaCATTATGGAGTTGAATAATAATTATGAGGTGATATTATAAAACATGATTTGGAAGAGTTTTTCacagaccggtttaaactgtcttgacttgcgactgggcTCCCTGATGAACGTTGCTATGTCTAGAAGATAGGTTTTTAAAAAGGCCTCGCCATACCTATCAACTGgaagcactcttagaaagttttgattatgttactaattaattattattataaaatattaagtGAAGCCAAAATTTTTGTCTGGTGAAccgtataattttaaataattaaggtTTAGCCTCAGCACCATTAATTATGTAAAATTATGCATTAAGTTGATTTGGATCACATAATGGACATAAATTGTAATTAATTGCATAAATATGATGAATTTTACCCCACAtggatatttattatatttatgtgattaattagaataaaatatcaaaattatatttttcttaatttaccCACAGGAgttaagaaaaattatttttgatagtTTTATTATAAAGTTACATAAAAATcttattgaattaaaattttagCACACATGCAAGTTTTATGTCACTAGATTTTTATGACATATTTTTTAAACATGAAATTTACCTCAAAATTTTAAAGttataagcatatatatttttatgcagTTATGCAACCTGCGAGTTTTTCTGATATGAAATGTGATATTCTCGAACTAAAGGacgataattataaaatatgaaaggAGAGAATTCTTCTTCAATTAGGGTGGATGAATATTGATTATGTTATTCGGAAATACGAACCACCTGCTATTACTGAAAACAACATTTTGGATGATGTTGATTTTATGAAAAGTGGGAGCGATCTAATCGACTCTGCGTAATGTTCATAAAAACCAAGATCTCTGCTGGTATGCGTGGTTCTGTCGATCAGCATAATAATATCAAAGAATTACTGAAGACTATTGATAAACAATTTCAGTCTTCAGATAAGGCACTTGTCAGCACCCTAATTATGAAATTCTCTTCATTAAGGCTCACCAATGTGAGAGGTGTGCACGAGCACATCATGAAAATGCGGGATATAGCGGCTCGACTGAAGATACTTGAGGTGGATATATCTGAAACTTTCTTGGT
It encodes:
- the LOC140890285 gene encoding cysteine proteinase inhibitor 5-like; protein product: MASKCLSLLVVVCSILLASASIEAALGGWQTIKNVTDPKVVEIAEFAVKQHNNMHVSGMLRLVSVVKGETQIVNGINYKLVVSAADAADLMTQSNYQVVVLDKPWMKERNLISFVKIAA
- the LOC140890286 gene encoding uncharacterized protein, producing MTSSKRGVAFSIEEDKLLVTAYLDVPQNPIICINQSRDKLWSRVAATYNEQVTDSSAEPRTIKALQCRWFNINKIVQNFSSCVSQMEHSRPSGASEKDILDRAKELFKQSSGLTWRLDHVWQLLKDQEKFRPSNVVLPNFVPNHGNIDSSQSDYSPNTESPTPDSPVLSGFAINLDEDSPSGGFKRPIGIKKAKGKRKTNEEHSNDLSIMAKCSEKMVAVMKNAEIHRKELIDIERQRNDIIAEKEDNKILLLNLMSVDESITVTSSKMEDANRGWLEAKPSSILKESSKMEDGWRCS
- the LOC140890287 gene encoding uncharacterized protein, with amino-acid sequence MNFHEGGPSNFSFNAPSPPSDGEEQPSVMIKNEFHLIDQQQMVLSQLISATVATEYFQESDNLQHGGSIPGHIVINRDRLAADQRLFADYFSESSMYNESMFKRHFRMSHRLFLRIMESVEKHDNYFVQKVDGLGRPGLSPHQKITAALRILAYGTSANSTDEYIKIDESTAIEILKRFCRAMVEVFGDWYLRSPNTEDIERILLIGKQRGFLGMLGSLDCSNNDINVLSKSHLFANLANGVAPPANYVIQGKEYIVRYYLADGIYPKWATLVQTIHNPQGPKRQYFAARHESCRKDVERAFGVLQSKWAIITGPARLWSKQVLHDIMTTCIIMHNMIIEDEKNEHVSVTNYREAPTPYVEMAHDEHVRFQEFLARHRQIKDKSVHYALRDALIDHLWEEYSNSEF